The Leptolyngbya sp. 'hensonii' genome includes the window ATATTTGTACGGCTCTGGTACAACTGAGTACCAGCTTGAATCCTGCGGTGTATCAAAAGACCATTGGCATTAGTGATTTCTATTGGGGGGAACCTGACTTTCCCTACCCCATGGGGTTAGTGCAGAACACAGGGAATGTCCTGGCGGACATGTTGCCTGCGGAAGCCCCCGCCTTACTCGCGCCATTGCTGAAACTACGACCAGATGCGGAATTAAAAGCCGTTGCAGATCATGCGGTTGGCTGGTGGTTACAGACGGAAGACCTGCCAGATGCTGAAAATCGAGTTCGGGTGGATGGAGATCGTCTGCTCCTCGAATACAAACCCAACAATTTGGTAGCCAGCGATCGACTGGTGAACCGTTGGGTTGAGATCCTCAAGCAGGTCGATCGGGCAGAACATATGCTCCCTTTCAGCCTCTATCCGCGTAATCGGATGACCCTACAATCGGTTGGGCATCAGTGCGGTACCTGTCGCTTTGGGGAAGACCCAGCCCTGTCGGTGTTGGATCTGAACTGTCGCACCCATGATGTCGATAATCTTTATGTGGTGGATGGTAGCTTCTTTCCTTCCAGTTCAGCCGTCAATCCTACCCTGACCATCATTGCCAATGCCCTGCGGGTGGGCGACCATTTGCTGCAACGATTGAAGTAAGGACGAAGTTTCCTTACCCCCGTCCCTATCCAGAAGACTACTACGATATATTTCCGGATTGGGGGATGGTTGCGATGTAGTCGCCATAGTCAACCCCCCAATCCATGACCAAAGGGTAGACAAAGTCATACTACGTCTGTAGTATATGAATAGCAAACTTGGAGATCTGACTTCCATGATATCCATTCTTTCTCTCCTCCTATGCAGCGCAACCTATGGCCAATCCAGAACTATCTGGTTGGCAACCGTTGTGCTGTTTGGCGATGAGGGCATGGATACAAGCATTTCAAGTAAAGGCATATCTGAACTTGCCGAACTCGCCGATCGTCGGGGCGGGTTTAATCCAGAACAAAGCATCACGAGCGGAAGGAGCAGGTACATCCCTGCGCCAATCTAGGGCAAAGCGTAACTAACCCTCGCACCCCCGCTCCTGAGTATCAGAAGCGGGGGTCATTTTTTAGAGGAGTGAAAACCATGGAACCAGACCAGCAACGGCCACCCTCGGTGTTACAGAAATCGGTGGTGGTGTTCTCGAAGAACTACCTGCCCGTCAGTCGGGTCAACATCCGACGCGCTGTCACCCTTCTGGTAGCCGGACAGGCAGAGCCATTGGGTTTCATTGAGGGTGCGATCTGGCAGGTTCGTTCTCCCAGTTTCGTCCTACAAGTGCCTGAACACATCCGGTTGACAGTTTCGAACCCAGAGCGGTTATGGAAGGTGCCTCCCGTCAACCGACGGGAAGTGCTGAGACGAGATGGTCATGCCTGCCAGTACTGTGGTAGCACCCGCAAGTTAACCCTGGACCATGTCATCCCCAAATCGAAGGGGGGGCCTCACACCTGGGATAACGTGGTCACCGCCTGTGAGCCTTGCAACCTGAAGAAGGGCAACCAACTGTTGCATGAGGTGGGCCTGGTGTTGAAGAGCAAACCCAAAGCCCCAACTCACCCTGCCGTTGCCTTCGCTGAGCAGTTCTGGAAAGAGCACCCCTCTGTCAGTTAAGTCCGTCCAGCCCTACAGGAGGCTCCACCCATGTTGAAGTTGCAATACACCGAAAACGGACTGTTCATGGAACGGGTCAGTGGCTCTGTTGAAACCATGGTGGCTCAGCGAACTGCTCTGGTGTTACGGGCAGGCCGATCGCTCCATCTGCAACTGGGGCGGGCCTCCTTCCTGCTCCCTGCGGATATGCCCACCCTGGCCGAACTGGAGGTCCTGATCTGGATGGAGCAGTCCTCACAGATCACGATTTGTCTCGTTGATCTGGACACCGTGGAAGTGAGTGTTGCTGGGATTTGGGTGACGGAGCAGGTGGATGCGGAAGACGGCATCTTTCTGGCAACGACACCGATCGCGATCGAGGCCCTGATTGAACAACTCTGGCAACAAGCCCAGAAAGCAATCTCTTCCACGGCCTGAAACCAAAATGGAGAGGACAATCTGGGGGTTTGTCCTCTCCCCTCAAAAGCAAAATTCCAGAAAAGTTGTGGGATCTCCTTGACAATTGTAGTATATTAGTAGTATGTATGTAATACAGTATCGATATCTAAGTTTGGTCGAAGCAAGCCGTCTGTAAAACGGATGTCCCCCTGTCCCGTAGGTTCAAATCCTACCCAGTTCTCCCGGCCCTTATGGAGAGATGGCCATTGGCAACGCAAGCTGTTTGCTAAACAGTCGTGGATGAAGGTCCACTGTGGGTTCGACTCCCACTCTCTCCGCCTTTGAGGACGTGGTGTAACTGGATGAACCCATCAGTCTCGGAAACCGAAAAGTGGGGATATTGCCTGTGGCAACACTCCCCAAACAAATCCCTCCGTTCTCGCCCATTGTCGAGGCTGTCCGGCATGGACGAAGAAAGTGTCTTCAAAAAATCATGGGTCTGTAGCTCTAGTGGCAGAGCACCTAAACCACCTTGTACCCTAACCGGCAAAGCTTACATACTAACTTCCTTTTAAGAAGCAAAAGCAGCTTTGTGTACTTGTACGAGGGATGAGTGCAATTCTCATCAGGAGGAGATCGGTTCGACTCCGACCAGATCCACTACAAATGATCTATTTTTTATACAGATTTTTATATAGGTCTGCTTCCCCAGATCGAACGTGAGACAATATGATCGTTGGGTTCAAGACTCAGAGGCAGATTGACAAAAGGTTTCATCCGAACTGGCTGACAAAAAGATCTTTGCATCCAGGCTAAAAAACATGGCCACTTGAATGCTCTGGAAGTTTAAAGGCGATTGATCTTCCAAGAGAGCCGTCTTGATTTAGAAAAGGCGTTGCTGAATAGAAGTATGATTTTCGTGCTTGAGCCTTATGCAGCCCTCACCCTAGCCCTCTCCCAAAGGAGAGGGAACAAGAGTTTTAGCTCCCTTCTCCTGCGGGAGAAGGGTTGGGGATGAGGGTAATTCATATTTGCATTCAGCAAAGCCATTTAGAAGGTTTTAATATGATGAGCGCCAGGTCAGAACTAGGCATCGAGCAGCCTGATCTTTCCAGCCCAGAGGCCCTGTTATTGACTTTGCAAGAACTTCGCCAGAACGTTGAATGCGAAGGGCAAGCTCTCTTTAACCAGTGGCGATCGCAGATTCAACGACCTGAATTTCTTGCCAGTGCCCTTAATTTGGCTCAATATCTGGCATTACGACGGCACGACCTGCGCAACCTCCAAGCCGCCCTCATGCCCTGGGGGCTATCCTCGTTAGGGCGGATTGAAGCGCGCGTCATGCCCAATCTGGATGCCGTTATTACCACCCTGGAAGTCCTTTGCGGCTCTGAGTCTGCTCAGCACCGAAACCGTCCCCCGATCGAGTTCTTTTTTGAGGGCAATCGTTTACTCCAACAGCATACAGAAGAACTGTTCGGCCAACCTCTACCTCAGCGTCGAGTCAGGATTATGGTCACCCTCCCCAGCGAAGCCGCTACAGACTATGAGAGGGTACGAGAAATCATCCAACGGGGGGCAACCTGTGTGCGAATTAACTGTGCCCACGATGCCCCAGCAAGTTGGGAGTGCATGATCAACCATATCCGCCGAGCAGAACAGGAGACAGGAACATCCTGTAGAGTCATGATGGACTTAGGCGGTCCCAAAATTCGTACCGGTTCTGTGTTTGCCCCCTGCGATCGCAAAAGGGTCTTTCGGGGAGATTACCTCTTGCTCTCCCGGCGAACTCCTGAACGCAACAGTGAAATTGGGGCAGGAGAGTCCATCCCAGCCCCAGTAGACCATTTCCAAATTTCCTGTACCGTTCCCGAAATTCTCGATTTACTGACAGTGGGCACACCCGTGTATATCGATGATGGCAAGATTCGGACTCGCGTTGTTGACACCCAATACTTATTCCCCGATGGAGAATTGGGACTGTTGTTGCAGGTAACCCATGCCAGCCCCAAAGGAGTCAAACTCCGGCCTGAAAAAGGGCTGAATTTTCCAAATACGGTCTTGCCACTCAATCCCCTGACTGAGAAAGATCTGTCCGACCTGGATTTTGTCGCTACCCATGCAGATATTATTGGCTACTCTTTTGTTCAACGATCGGCTGATATTCAGTTACTACAAAAGGAATTAGATCAGCGCTCCGGAGATCGACCGGTTCCACCTGCAATCGTGGCAAAAATTGAAACTGCGATCGCGGTGAGCAACCTGCCAGAATTAATCATTCATGCAGCAGGGAAGCAGTCATTTGGTGTCATGATCGCGAGGGGCGACTTAGCTGTTGAAATTGGATACCAGCGGTTAACTGAGATCCAGGAAGAAATTCTCTGGCTTTGCGAAGCGGCTCATGTTCCTGTGATTTGGGCCACGCAAGTTCTAGAAAGTTTGGTAAAAGATGGTGCACCCTCTCGGGGAGAGATGACCGATGCAGCTATGGCTGAACGGGCAGAGTGCGTCATGCTCAACAAAGGCCCGTTCATTGCCGAAGCTATCACTATTCTGGATGATGTACTAACGCGCATGGAAGCCCACCAGTTGAAAAAAACACCCCAGTTACGAGCCCTCCATTCCTGGTAAACAAAAATGGAGGCGAATGGCTTCGCCCCCACAGGTTACCTGGCTCATAACTCCAGATCAATGTCCATCTCAGGCAGGTACGGCCTGGGTACGACGCTGCAACAGCCTGATGACGGCAGATTTTTCCAGCAACCCAACCAAACTGTTATTGCTCTGAATCACGGTCAGACTGGAAAGATGTTTTTCTTCCAGGTACTTGATCACCTCCAGAAGCGGTTGCTGGGCTGTCACTGTTCTGGATGCCTCGATCGGTTGCATCAGTTCACTCACCTGCACCAAGGACCAGCGATCGGTCGGGACTGAGGTCAATGCATCCACTGCAATTTCCCCTAACAATTCATTGGCTTCGTTCGTCACGAGAAATTTACGCCATTGATTCGGGCTCAGGATCAGTTGATCGGCAAATTCTCTCAAAGATGTGTGAGCCGAGACGATCGGGCTGTTGAGAGCAACGGCGTCAGCAGCGGTCAGCCCCACAAGCTGTTCTTGCACCGTGGCAAACTGGGCCGCCTGACCCGCATTCTGGAGCAAGAACCAGCCCACCAGTATGTTCCAGAAGTTGACTGAGCTACCGAACAATAGCAGGGGCAGAACACCTGAGCCGATCGCGACCCAGCCAAAAGCCTGACCAACGCGACCAGCAAATTGAACCCCCCGGTAAGGGTTACCGGTAATTTTCCAGACGATCGCCTTGAGAATATTCCCCCCATCCAGAGGCAGACCCGGGATCAGGTTGAAGAAGGCTAGGGCCAGATTAACGGAAGCCAGGACACCCAGGACCGCTGCGATCGGGCCAGAGACAGCAGTCCCTACCCCAATCAGCATCATTAGACCGGCCAGGACCAGACTCACCAGAGGACCTGCGATCGCCACCCAGAAGGCTGCAGCAGGGGTTTCAGATTCTTTTTCCAGGTTGGCTAATCCCCCGAACAGGAACAGGGTAATGGATTTCACCCCGATCCCCTGCCGCAAAGCCACAGCACTATGTCCCAACTCATGGGCCAGCACAGAGGCAAACAGGAGTAAGGCCGTCATCAGCCCCAAAAGCAGAGGCACCCCTGCCGATAGCCCCGGAAACTGAGCTGCCAGACCACTGCTGTAAGACCAGGTTACCAGGGCCAGGACAAAGAACCAGGACGGATTGACATAGAAGGGAATGCCGAATAAATTACCGACACGAATGCTGCCATTCATAAACCACCTTGCTTGGCGTGAGGAGCATGGGCTCCAGGTCATGCTCCAATTGTAACGAAGTGTTAAGAGTGTTCTCATCCTGCAGGATGGGGGGATAGCCGTCTAAAATGTGACGGTTCAGGTAGGGTTGAGTGAGCGGCTGTCCCCCTCCAACAGACAATGCCTGGGCAGGAAAGATCGGTCCCACACCATTCAAATGGATCTTAGATACCTTGCAAACGCAATCTGTCCTATGTCGATGAGCTTTTCCCAACAGACCCTGATTCTGACTGGGGCATCCACAGGAATTGGCCGATCGCTGGCGATCGCCCTGGCCCAGAAGGGAGCCCGTCTGGTTCTGGCCGCTCGTAATCAGCCCGCCTTGGCAGAGACTGCTGCGGCCTGTATGGAGCAGGGGGGTGAGGCCATTGCGGTCCCGACGGATGTGACCAGATCGGAGGACTGCCAGCAGTTGGTTGCCGCTGCGATCGATCGGTTTGGTTGCCTTGATGCACTGATCAACAATGCGGGGACTTCCATGCTGGCCCGGTTCGATACCGTGACCGATCTCTCGATCTTTGAACAGATCATGCGGGTTAACTATCTGGGCGCAGTATATTGCACCCACTACGCCCTGCCCTATCTGAAAACCAGTCAGGGGCTGCTGGTGGCCATTTCATCGTTATGTGGCAAAACGGCAGTCCCGACCCGATCGGGCTATGTGGCCAGTAAACATGCCCTGCAGGGTTTTTTTGATACCCTGCGGATTGAGCTACAGGAGAGCGGGGTCGATGTCCTGGTCGTGTCCCCCGGTTTTGTGGCAACGGATATCCGGCAACGGGCCTTGGGCGCTGATGGCCACAGCTTGGGGCAGAGTCCCCGAGATGAGAGTAAAAATACAATGTCGGTTGAATTGTGCGTGGCCCAGATCATGCGGGCCATGGAGCGACGCCAGCGTGAACAGGTGATGACGCTAAAAGGGAAGTTGATTCCCTGGGTGAAGTTAGTGGCTCCTGGCCTGGTCGATCGGTGGTCACTGCGTGCAGCCCAAACCAAGTCCCCATCAATTCAGGGGGCTGCTGCTGCTGATGAGATGACTTCAAAATGAAGGATTGTGATCGTAGTCCAGGCAGCGATCGTTCAGCCAAGTTCTGCCTGTTTGTTCGCAGTCCCGCTGATTCTTCAGCCAGGGGATGGCAGCGGGATGAACCTTATTCCCAGCAATAGGGAGGTTAAAGACACCCGCAACGACAACCGTACTGGCAGCCAGAAAAAGGCCCAGCATGACGGTCATAAAGAGGACATTAGCAGGGGTTAGAAGAGGATGGGACGCCCTTTCCATCCGACGACGGTCTACCGAGCGCCGCTCTTCCCCAATTAACAAAACCAGGTAGAACCAGTTTCGGAAAAAAGGAAGGGATAATCGCAGGTCGATCGTATGCTTTCGGGGCTCCCGGAAGGCCCTTCGAAGAGCCTCAATCTGAGCAGGAGTAAACGTGACGGCAATTTCCGGTGGGATTCGGGATAGCCATGCTTCTGCAGCATTGGAATGGGAGGATGGTTTCACAGGAAAACGGTTCGAAACAGGCAGAACTTGCTCTCTATGTTCAACGCAACCTGGGAAATCAATATCAGTCCAATTGCGGATATTTGGTTAAATTTCAATGGCAATAGATCAGGATACCAGTTCAATTGCGGATATAAGATTTCCAAATTATCCGTGAACATCCAGAGCTTCGATTTCTTCAAGAAGTCAGAGATCTATATCTGACAGGAAGTCCAGGAAGAACAGTCTTGAGGAGATTTGTATTCTAAGCTACCCCCAGCTTCTCAGTTCCCATGGATCAGACCTTTATCTATGTCCTTTTTCCGGCATCTCAGTATCAAATCCAAGCTGATTGTCATGTTACTGGCAGTGAGTGGCTGTTCCATTCTGGTAACGGCATACATTGGGTATCAGAGCGGCAAATCAAACTTGACCGATCGGGTGTTCAATCAGTTGACCAGTCTGCGAGCTTCCAAGGCTTATCAGGTCGAATCTTACTTTAAGACCATCCGTAACCACATTCAGACCCTCAGCAATGATCTGACTGTAACCTTAGCCATGCAGGAATTTGCAGCAACCTACCAGGACATGGGAGCTGTTCAATTACCCCCATCCCTAGACCCCCCCCTGACAAGCTATTATCGTCAGGAGTTTCTTACCCGCCTGGCCAAGGTTGAAAAAGGGATCCCTGTCCTTGATGCCTATCTTCCCAAAGACGCCGCATCCCGCTATTTACAGTACCAGTACATTGCCGCCAATCCTCACCCTGTAGGCAAAAAGCATCTCCTGACTCAGGCAAAAGATGGTAGCGCCTATAGTCGCATCCACGCCCGCTACCACCCCATTTTTCGAGAAATTATCGAAAAATTTGGCTATTACGATCTGTTTTTGATCAACCTGGAAGGAACGATTGTTTACACCGTCTATAAAGAAACGGACTTCACCACAAACCTCACAACGGGTCCCTACAGCGACAGCAATTTAGCGCGTCTGGTGGCGGAAGTCCGTCGGGCGAAGGAACAAGGATATGCTCGCATCATTGACTTTGAGCCTTACGCACCCTCCTATCAAGCGCCAGCAGCCTTTATTGCTGCTCCCATTTTTCACCAATCGAAGTTAGTCGGAATGCTGGCAATTCAACTGCCTGTGAACGAGATGAACACAGTGATGACGGGAAACCGGAATTGGGAAAGGGATGGTCTGGGTAAAACTGGCGAGACCTATTTGGTAGGCCGAGATTACCGAATGCGAACGGTTTCCCGCTTTCTCGAAGAAGATCCAGAAGGATATGCTAAAACATTACGCACTCTGGGAGTCAGTGAAACAACCATCAAGCGAATTCGTCAGTATGGAACATCCATTTTGCAACAGGAAGTCCGGACGATCGCAGTCGAGAAAGCCCTGGCTGGCCAGCAAGGCACCCAGATCATCCAAGACTATCGCGGCATTCCCGTTTTGAGTTCCTATGCCCCACTCCGAATTGATGACCTGGAATGGGTCATTCTGTCTGAAATGGACCTCGCAGAAGCCTACGCCCCCATCTATGGATTTGGGCATCAGGTTCTCGTTTCAGCAACCCTGCTGATGCTATTGGTCACCTTGCTGGCCATGGGGTTAGCCTATCTCTTTGTTAAACCCGTTAATCAGATTATTGCCACCGCCCGTCAGGTCGAAGCGGGTCATCTGGATGCGATCACATTCTTCGAAACTGAGGATGAACTGGGAGAACTGGCTCGATCGTTCAACAGCATGGTGGAAAATTTGCGCGCACAAACCCAATTCGTCGAAGAGAAGCGGCAGGAAAATGAAAAGCTCCTTCTCAGTTTATTCCCCGCTGCGATCGCCAGACGATTGCAGCGGGGAGAGAAAGAGATTGCCGAAAATGTTCCTAATGTGACTATTTTGTTCGCTGACTTAACTGGGTTTTCCAGGCTTTCGGCAGCCCTCCCAGCAGAGGAAGTTGTTGCGATTCTGAATGATATTGTGACGGCTTTTGATGAGGCTGCTGAACGCTATGGCGTTGAGAAAATTAAGACAATTGGGGATAGTTACATGGCAATTTGTGGGCTCTCGATCCCCTATCTGGATCACGATCGGCGAGCTATTGACTTTGCTGCGGAGATCTTATTGATTACGCGCCGGTTCAGCCATGAGCGAGGGCTGTCATTGAATATTCAAATTGGGATTAATTCTGGGGATATTGTGGCCGGATTGATTGGGAGAAGTAGAGTTCTCTACGATGTTTGGGGCGATGCCGTGAATATTGCCAGCGCTCTGCGGGAAACCTGCCCTGCTGGAGCCATTCTCGCCTCCGACAAGGTTTATAATCGGTTGCACGACCTCTACGAATTTGAACCCGCTGGGGAGGTGGATACCCATGGGAAAGCCAAAATCAAAGCCTGGAAATTGAAGAATGTACAGTATTCTCTTCGAGTAGAGAGTTAATGAATTTTCCTGTCTCGCCGGAGCAGTCACCCATCCCCATCTACAGCGGTTGGTTGGTTGTCATCAGGATTTCTGCGGCCTGACGGTTTAAAGGTTTGGAGAAAAAGTATCCCTGTGCCTGCTCACAGTTGAGGGATCTCAACTGGGATACCTGCTCCATCGTTTCAACCCCTTCTGCAACCACACTCATCCCCAGATTCCAGGCCAGGGTGACGATGGCGCGAACGATCGCCAGTTGTTCATCATCCCCATTCATCCGATTCACAAAAGACCGATCGATTTTCAAGACATCAATGGGGAAGCGATGTAAATAGGCCAGGGAAGAATATCCAGTCCCAAAGTCGTCGATACAGAGTTGAATGCCCAGGTCCTTTAACTGCTGCAGCACGATCTCCGCCGTCTCAGGATTGCGCATAATGGCACTTTCCGTAATCTCCAGTTTCAGACTTTGGGGACTTAAGCCTTCTTCCTGCAGCGTTTGAGCAATCTGCTCCACTAAATTGAGTTGGGAAAACTGTCGCCCCGATAGATTCACATTGACCGTCAGGGGAGAACAGGCGGGAAATTTCTCTTGCCAGCGCCGCAGATGCTGACAGGCTTCCCGTAAAACCCATTGTCCGATCGGAATGATCAGCCCTGTCTCTTCTGCGACTGGAATAAACTCTGTGGGAGAAATCAGCCCCCGCTCTGGGTGTTGCCAGCGAACCAACGCCTCAAAGCCAGTGATTTGGCCTGTTTCCAGAGACACGATCGATTGATAGTAAACTCGCAACTCCTGACGCTCGATCGCCCAGCGCAAATCTGTCTCCAATTGCAGCAGGGCCACAGCCCGGTCATACATGGAGGTATCAAAAACACTGTGCCACGCCTTGCCCCGTTCCTTGGCATGATACAACGCCGTATCTGCATCCCGGAGAAAATCGGCGGCTTCCTGATAGTTGGCAGTGCTAAAGGCAATTCCAATACTGGCAGTGGTAAACACTTCATACCCACTCAGGTTGAAAGGAGACTTCAACACCTCATGAATTCGTTCTGCCACCGTGGTCACTTCATCCACAGATTGCACATGGTTTAGCAGAATCGTAAACTCATCCCCTCCCAAACGAGCTACGGTATCATCTGCCCGTAAGCAAGTCTGCAACCGCTGGGCAATGGCGATCAGCAATTGATCTCCCACCAGATGTCCCAGGCTATCATTCACTACTTTAAACCGATCCAGATCCAGGAACAGCACCGCAAACTGATCATCGGAGTAACGCTTCACCCGGGCAATGGCCTGTTCCAGCCGGTTCACAAACAGAGCCCGATTCGGTAATCCGGTCAGGGCATCGTAGAAAGCATCATGGACCAGTTTTTCCTCCATGGTCTTCCGCTCTGTGATATCCGTTGCAATCCCTTCAATCCGCACGGCTTCTCCAACCGCATTGTAAATCAAGTGACTGCGATTACAGAGCCAGCGTACCTGGCCATCAGGCCGGATAATGCGGTATTCCAGTTCCTGATTGCCATTCTGGAGCAGGGGCTGAATGGCTGCCTGCACCCGCTCTCGATCGTCGGGATGAATCATCTCAAACCAGAGATTCGAGTTCTCAAAGAATGCGGTAGCAGAACAGCCATAGATCTTTTCCACAGCCGGATTCAGATATAGGGTTTTAAAGGTATCGACGGCAATGGACCAGACCACATCTTCTAAAGAAGACAGAATTTCATCCAACCGTTGTTCACTCTGTCGCAGAGCCGCTTCAGCCTGTTTGCGATCGGTGATATCCGTAATCATGCCCAGGGTTCCCGTGTAGTTCCCTTGAAGGTCAAACAGGGGCGATGCTGACACAATTGTCCACAGATCAGAGCCATCCTTCCGGCGGAACTTAAAGTCATGGGCTTCATTGATACCCTGATGTCGCCGTTCAATCTGAGCCTGGGCGATCGCCACACCCTCTTCATCCATGAACGAGAACAGCGTTTCCCCCAACATTTCATCAATGGTATAACCCAGCATGGTGGCCATCTGCTGGTTGACAAAACTGGTCTGGTGATCGCGGTTCAGCACCCAAATCCCCTCTGTCGCGGTTTCCACAATCCGGCGGTATTGCTCTTCCCGCTCCCGCAGGGCTTCCTCAGCTTGCTTGCGCTGGGTAATATCCGTTTGGATCCCGACAAAATGGGTCACCAGTCCCTCACTGTCAAAGACCGGTGCAACATAGAGCTCATTCCAGAAGGGAGTACCGTCTTTGCGATAGTTCCGTAAGGTCACATGGCACTCCCGGTGTTCCTGGAGTGCTGCCCGCAACTCAAGCAGATGCGGCTGTTTGACATCCACCCCCTGGAGAAAACGGCAGTTACGCCCATTCACTTCTTCCGCCGTATAGCCGGTAATGCTCTCAAACGCCGGATTGACATAAATAATAGGACAATCGGGCTGATTGGCATCTGTGAGCACAATGCCATTGCTACTGGCCGAGATGGCCCGCTCCAGTAACCGCAATCGGGCCTCAGATTGCTGCCGCTCGATCGCAGTCGCCAGTACGTTCGCGATCGCCTGGAGGAAATAGCTGTCATCCTGGGTAAAGTGCCGTTGTTGGGTCGCATAAACCCCCAGAATGCCAAAGGGTTGGGTCTGACCAGGAATAGCCACAGTAATGCCGCTGACCACCCGATGGTTATGCAGTAGCGGTGATCCGCCAAAACGACGATCGATCCGCAAATCTTCCACAATCACCGGCTTGGTAGCCAGCAGGGCATATCCAGCATGGGAGCTGGCCTGAGTCCCCATCATGGCTACGCCCACCAGGCCCTGTTGCCAACCGACCCCAGATTGCAACAACAGGGCATTGCCACCGGGTAGGAGTTGCCAGATGCCACAGAGTTCAAGATCAAGCACTTGAGCCACCAGGGTGACTGCATCCTGCATCAGCAGGGCCAGATCCATACCAGCGAGGGCCCGTTGTCCCAGTTCAGCAACGGTAGCTTGCTGCCGGGCATGAGCTTTCAATGCCCTTTCTGCTTGCTTTTGTGCTGTGATATTACGCTGGATGGTGGCCAAACAAAGGGCATCCCCTGTTTGGGGATGCCTGACGGTAAAACAACTTCGATGCATATCCACGCAATCCCCTGTTTTGAAGTGGCGCAACTGGCCTTCCCCTTCATGGCGTCCTGTCGATTGCAGGGTTGGTAGGGTCACCTCGCAAAAGTGGACTAAGTCTGCTTGCGGCAGGTACTCTCCAATATTTTTCTCTACAGCTGCCTCCAGACTGTCTAGACCCACCAGATGACGACCCGCTTCATTGACATAGAACACTTCGCCTTCAAAGGAAGACATGGCAATGAAGTCTGTGCTGTTCTCCACCAGGGCAACAAACTTCTGCCATTCTGCCTCTGTCTTCTGGACCTGCTTTTGTTGCGTCACATCCATCAGTGTCATCAGGACAGCAGATTGCCCTTTGTGGGGAATCAGCTTAGCCGAAATAACTACATCAAGCACTTTACCAGTGACCTGTTTGAGGGACAATTCATAGTTGGTGAGACGCCCGCCCAGCCGCAGGATATCCATCATCTGCCTCAGGGCAACAGGTGTCACGAACAGGTCAACCGATAAGGCATCCAGTGGCGCATCATCCGCACCAAAAAAAGGTTTGACCAGTTCATTCTGAAATAGAATCCCATAACTTTCTGGGCAAACGACCAGGATGGGGAGCGGAATCAATTGGACGATCGCATCCAGAAATTCTTGTAATTCGGCTGCCGCCAGCTCATAGAGTTTAGCTGACGGATATAGTTTGGCTGCCGATTCTTTACGCATAGGCGATGAGGTTCTGGCCAAACTTTTGAGTCTTTGCCTGGAAGCATCTAAAGATTGCTTCTTATAGTTTGGGTAGCGATGGATAGGGGCCATTTTCAAAATTGCAGAGAGTACTAAGAAGCAGCACGATCTGATTTTTAGAGCAAGTAAAATAGCTTAAGATCACTACGACAACCTGATAGAAAAATGTGATAGCAAAGCCTCAATTAATTCAGAAAAAAGCTTGATTTGTTCAAGGCTAAAGAAGCTCTAACCTCCGAGGAACTGTCCTCGACGGAAGAGACAAAAATCACTTTTTATTATAAAG containing:
- a CDS encoding adenylate/guanylate cyclase domain-containing protein is translated as MSFFRHLSIKSKLIVMLLAVSGCSILVTAYIGYQSGKSNLTDRVFNQLTSLRASKAYQVESYFKTIRNHIQTLSNDLTVTLAMQEFAATYQDMGAVQLPPSLDPPLTSYYRQEFLTRLAKVEKGIPVLDAYLPKDAASRYLQYQYIAANPHPVGKKHLLTQAKDGSAYSRIHARYHPIFREIIEKFGYYDLFLINLEGTIVYTVYKETDFTTNLTTGPYSDSNLARLVAEVRRAKEQGYARIIDFEPYAPSYQAPAAFIAAPIFHQSKLVGMLAIQLPVNEMNTVMTGNRNWERDGLGKTGETYLVGRDYRMRTVSRFLEEDPEGYAKTLRTLGVSETTIKRIRQYGTSILQQEVRTIAVEKALAGQQGTQIIQDYRGIPVLSSYAPLRIDDLEWVILSEMDLAEAYAPIYGFGHQVLVSATLLMLLVTLLAMGLAYLFVKPVNQIIATARQVEAGHLDAITFFETEDELGELARSFNSMVENLRAQTQFVEEKRQENEKLLLSLFPAAIARRLQRGEKEIAENVPNVTILFADLTGFSRLSAALPAEEVVAILNDIVTAFDEAAERYGVEKIKTIGDSYMAICGLSIPYLDHDRRAIDFAAEILLITRRFSHERGLSLNIQIGINSGDIVAGLIGRSRVLYDVWGDAVNIASALRETCPAGAILASDKVYNRLHDLYEFEPAGEVDTHGKAKIKAWKLKNVQYSLRVES
- a CDS encoding PAS domain S-box protein — translated: MRKESAAKLYPSAKLYELAAAELQEFLDAIVQLIPLPILVVCPESYGILFQNELVKPFFGADDAPLDALSVDLFVTPVALRQMMDILRLGGRLTNYELSLKQVTGKVLDVVISAKLIPHKGQSAVLMTLMDVTQQKQVQKTEAEWQKFVALVENSTDFIAMSSFEGEVFYVNEAGRHLVGLDSLEAAVEKNIGEYLPQADLVHFCEVTLPTLQSTGRHEGEGQLRHFKTGDCVDMHRSCFTVRHPQTGDALCLATIQRNITAQKQAERALKAHARQQATVAELGQRALAGMDLALLMQDAVTLVAQVLDLELCGIWQLLPGGNALLLQSGVGWQQGLVGVAMMGTQASSHAGYALLATKPVIVEDLRIDRRFGGSPLLHNHRVVSGITVAIPGQTQPFGILGVYATQQRHFTQDDSYFLQAIANVLATAIERQQSEARLRLLERAISASSNGIVLTDANQPDCPIIYVNPAFESITGYTAEEVNGRNCRFLQGVDVKQPHLLELRAALQEHRECHVTLRNYRKDGTPFWNELYVAPVFDSEGLVTHFVGIQTDITQRKQAEEALREREEQYRRIVETATEGIWVLNRDHQTSFVNQQMATMLGYTIDEMLGETLFSFMDEEGVAIAQAQIERRHQGINEAHDFKFRRKDGSDLWTIVSASPLFDLQGNYTGTLGMITDITDRKQAEAALRQSEQRLDEILSSLEDVVWSIAVDTFKTLYLNPAVEKIYGCSATAFFENSNLWFEMIHPDDRERVQAAIQPLLQNGNQELEYRIIRPDGQVRWLCNRSHLIYNAVGEAVRIEGIATDITERKTMEEKLVHDAFYDALTGLPNRALFVNRLEQAIARVKRYSDDQFAVLFLDLDRFKVVNDSLGHLVGDQLLIAIAQRLQTCLRADDTVARLGGDEFTILLNHVQSVDEVTTVAERIHEVLKSPFNLSGYEVFTTASIGIAFSTANYQEAADFLRDADTALYHAKERGKAWHSVFDTSMYDRAVALLQLETDLRWAIERQELRVYYQSIVSLETGQITGFEALVRWQHPERGLISPTEFIPVAEETGLIIPIGQWVLREACQHLRRWQEKFPACSPLTVNVNLSGRQFSQLNLVEQIAQTLQEEGLSPQSLKLEITESAIMRNPETAEIVLQQLKDLGIQLCIDDFGTGYSSLAYLHRFPIDVLKIDRSFVNRMNGDDEQLAIVRAIVTLAWNLGMSVVAEGVETMEQVSQLRSLNCEQAQGYFFSKPLNRQAAEILMTTNQPL